The Candidatus Methylacidiphilales bacterium genome contains the following window.
ACACGGCTACTTCGACCTGCTGACTAGACTCATCACGACAGGATCCATCGCTGGACCTCAAATTCACGATGCGCGAATCGCCGCCCTCTGCTTACACCACGGCGTGCGCGAGCTATGGACGGCTGATCGTGACTTTTCCCGTTTTCCTCAACTACGCACCCGCAATCCGCTCATATCGTCCCACTGACTAAATGCCCGAAATCATCCAAAACGTCCTCTACCTCACCACCCCCGGCCTCTACATCCAGCGCGACCACCTCACCTTCCTCATCGAGCGCGACGGCACCCGCCTCCTCTCCCTCCCCGCACACCTAAAAAAATTAAACAACTATAACATCACATGACCGACACCCTCAAAGACTTTGACACCACCGCAAAAGCCGCAGGCTTGAATTTCCTCCTCATAGGCGGCCACGCCGTCAACGCCTACGGCGTCGAGCGCACTACCGTAGATCTTGATTTTCTCGTTTTGAGTAACGACCTACAAAAATGGAAATCTGCCCTCCTATCAAACGGATGGCTTATCTCCTACGAATTCCCCCACTTCATTCAATTCAAACCACCCGACCCCCACGGATTCCGTGTAGACCTCATGCTCGTGGATGCAGAGACTTTCGCTAAACTCTACAAAGATTCATCTGAAGTCTCCTACGGCCCTTGCCGACTTCGAATCCCATCTCTCCTTCACCTCCTTGCACTCAAGCTCCACGCCCTAAAAAACACAGAC
Protein-coding sequences here:
- a CDS encoding nucleotidyl transferase AbiEii/AbiGii toxin family protein translates to MTDTLKDFDTTAKAAGLNFLLIGGHAVNAYGVERTTVDLDFLVLSNDLQKWKSALLSNGWLISYEFPHFIQFKPPDPHGFRVDLMLVDAETFAKLYKDSSEVSYGPCRLRIPSLLHLLALKLHALKNTDRQKIGKDYSDILALIHTHKLDIHSQELQTILKKYAPPIIHQRLLRDTSSDKSD